The proteins below come from a single Notamacropus eugenii isolate mMacEug1 chromosome 7, mMacEug1.pri_v2, whole genome shotgun sequence genomic window:
- the NEDD8 gene encoding ubiquitin-like protein NEDD8 — protein MLIKVKTLTGKEIEIDIEPTDKVERIKERVEEKEGIPPQQQRLIYSGKQMNDEKTAADYKIQGGSVLHLVLALRGGGGLGR, from the exons ACGCtgacaggaaaggaaattgaGATCGACATTGAACCCACAGACAAG GTGGAGCGGATCAAAGAGCgggtggaagagaaagaaggaattccTCCACAGCAGCAGCGACTCATCTACAGTGGCAAACAGAT gaaCGACGAGAAGACAGCTGCTGATTACAAGATCCAAGGAGGCTCAGTCCTCCATTTGGTGTTGGCTCTTCGTGGGGGAGGTGGTCTTGGGCGGTGA